A genomic segment from Nicotiana tabacum cultivar K326 chromosome 7, ASM71507v2, whole genome shotgun sequence encodes:
- the LOC107794427 gene encoding uncharacterized protein LOC107794427: MPPAETTRGRRRGHGHGRGRAARETPADLLVALDPDQAPDTDAPAAPVQAPAVPIMISGLQEALAQILSVCTGLAQAVSATTAVATSQAGRGNQTPTARTPEQVVQGLQMSGPPSAQSVAPAQEFVVPVMPDDEQRRLERSRCSRG, encoded by the exons ATGCCACCAGCTGAGACCACCAGAGGCCGTAGACGCGGTCATGGtcatggtagaggcagagcagcgagggaaACACCTGCAGATCTACTAGTTGCCCTAGATCCAGATCAAGCTCCAGATacggatgctccagcagcaccagttcaggcaccagctgtgcccatcatgatttcgggtcttcaggaggccttagcacagatcttatcagtttgcactggcctagctcaggcagtttcagccactacagcagtagctacttcacaggccggaagaggcaatcagactcccactgctcgcacacctgagcaggtagtgcagggacttcagatgtcGGGGCCACCTTcagcccagtcggttgcaccagctcaagaGTTTGTGGTGCCAGTTATGccagatgatgagcagcgtcgtcttgagag atccaggtgttccagaGGATGA